The DNA region GGCACTGCAATCCTACCCGGAAGCCAATCCCAATTTAATTGATGCCGATCTGGAGCAGGATTTTGAACTGCTGATTGGCACGATTCGCACCATCCGGAATCTACGAGCAGAGGCAGAAATCAAGCCCGGAGTGAAAATTCAGGCATTCCTGCAAAGTGAGAGCGATCGCGAACGAAATATCCTCACCCTGGGTCAGACATACATTCAAGACCTCGCCAAAGTAGAGCAATTGACGATCCAGGACGCTCAAAACGCCTCACCCGAAATGGCCTCTCAGAAGATGATTGCAGGCGTGGTCGGCACCATTCAGGTGTTGATTCCCCTGGCAGGCGTGGTGGATTTCAATGCGTTGCGATCGAAACTGGAACGCGACCTCAAGAAAGTTGAAGCCGAAATCCAATCCCTCTCCGGCCGCCTCAGCAACCCCAAATTCGTCGAAAAAGCTCCTCCGGATGTTGTCGAAACGGCCCAGGATGCTCTAGCGGAAGCCCAGACTCAGGCGGAAATTCTACGAAATCGACTTGAGGATCTGCAAGAAGGTTAATGAGTAGATGGGTAGGTGGATAGTTATGCCACAAGTAAGTATCTAAAAAGCGGGTGAGGCACTGCAATTAAAAATTGCAAATAAAATATTAAAAATGGAGAATTGGAGAAAGACTCATCCGTTTATCAGGAGGGAGAGCAGGCATGAATCCAACTCAAGAACAATATGTGGTTGATGCTAACGGTACAAAAACGGCGGTCATCCTATCCATCGAACACTATGAGCAACTACTCGAAGACCTGCATGATCTGGCGATCGTCGCTGAACGCCGGGATGAACAGCCCATCCCTTTAGCAGAATTCAAAAAAAGGCTGAATCGTAATGACACCCTATGAAATCCGCGATGTAATCGCGACGTGATTTTGAACTTCCCTCCACCCCCTTAATTCCCGACCTCCGATTCCATTGGGCTGAGCGCTCACGTCGAAGCCCGCCCCCTAATTCCTAACCCCTAATCCCCACTTCCCCCTTGCCTTTCTAGAACATCTGTCCTAAATTAAGCTATCAGCATCAAGGAATAGCAAGATTTCTGCGCGATCGCAGGCTGAGCGGTTACACTAGCACTGATTTTCGTCTTTTTCTCTGGGTAGCCAGTGTTTATTAAGCGCCTGGAATTGTCCAACTTTAAATCCTTCGGTGGCAAGGTGACGGTTCCCCTGCTGCCGGGATTTACTGTCATTTCAGGGCCAAACGGATCGGGTAAATCCAACCTGATCGACGCGCTCCTCTTCTGTCTGGGATTGGCTGGGTCCAAGGGAATGCGAGCCGAACGACTGCCTGATCTGGTAAACCACACCCAAAGTAGCAAGAATCGTTCCACTGTAGAAGCCAGTGTTACCGTTACCTTTGACCTGACGGATGAGTTGCCCCTTCTGGAAGACGAAATTGAACAGTCCCTCTGTAATGCCAGCACGATCGCCCCATCTGACACCCTGGATTCCCTCCCTGAAGGCGATGTCTCGGAAGCAAACGGCAATCGTCATCACTCCAATGGCTCGGACAAAGGTGAATCTGAAGCGACAACCAGTGATCCCGTTGCCAATGGACGGCGGGAATGGAGTGTAACGCGAAAACTGCGGGTGACTCAGCAGGGCACCTATACCTCCAACTACTACATCAATGGCGAATCCTGTACTCTCACGGAACTGCATGAGGCTCTGAATCGGCTGCGTATCTACCCCGAAGGGTACAACGTGGTGTTGCAGGGAGATGTCACGCGGATCATTTCGATGAACTCGCGGGAACGGCGGGAAATTATTGATGAACTGGCGGGAGTTGCCACCTTTGATCGCAAAATCTCCCAGGCAAAAGACAAACTGGATGCGGTCAAAGATCGGGAAGACAAATACCACATTGTCGAACGGGAACTGATTGAACAGCGCGATCGGCTCGCTCAAGATCGGGTCAAGGCCGAGAAGTACCAGAAACTGCGGCTAGAACTGCAAACGAAGGAACAATGGGAAGCGGTCATCCAGTATCGACAGGCTGTTCAGTCCGTCCAGCAGTTACAGCAGCAGATTACCAGTGATCAGCAGGCGCTCGATCGCTTAACCCAGCAATTGGCCACTTTGACGAGTGAAATTCAGCAATCCACCACCGACCTGGAACAACTAAATATCCGGGTGAAAGCCCTGGGGGAAGAAGAACTGTTAGCCCTGCAAGCCACTCTGGCCACCCGCGAAGCCGAACTGCGACAGATCCAGCGCCAGGAACAGGATCTGCAATCTGCTCAACGGGATCTGGAAACAAATCTCAGCCGGACTCAGCAAGAATTGCAAGAGCAACAGCAACAGTTGGATGCTCTCAGCCAGGAGCAGCAACAACTAGAGGCTGAGGAATTGCTGGTACTGCAACGAGAACGGGATCAGGCCCGCCAGCAACTGGAACAGAGCCGGGAAGCCGCCAATGCCTCTGCTGCCAGTGCAGAAGCCTGGGTACAGGAACAAACCACCTTACGCCGTCAGGTTGACGAGATTCTAGGTATCCTGGAACCGCAGCGAACGGAGCAGGCCCAACTACGGGAGCGGATTCACCGCCTGGAACGCCAGCTTCAAGAGCAAACCGATTCCCGTCAGGCATTGCAGCAAAAACTTACGGAGAAACAAGCCCAACAAGGCGACCTGCAGAATCAACTGATGGCCTCTCAACAGCAGGTTCAAGATCTGGCTCAATCTCTGGCGACAGCGGAACAAGAACTACAAATCCAGCAAGAAACCCAGACTCGTTTGTTACAGGAGCAGCGGGACAAGCAACGGCGGCTCGATCAGTTGGAAGCCCAAACTCAGGCAATGCAAGAAGCTCAGGGAACCCATGCTACCCAACTGATCCTGCAAATGAACCTGCCGGGAGTCTGCGGCCTGGTGGCTCAACTGGGACGGGTGGAACCTCGCTATCAGTTGGCCCTGGAAACTGCTGCTGGAGGCCGCTTGGGCAATCTGGTGGTGGAAGACGATGGGGTGGCCGCTGCCGCGATCGAACTTCTGAAACAACGCAAAGCCGGACGTGCTACCTTCCTGCCCCTGAATAAAATTCAATCTGGCCGCATCCCCTCGAAAGGAACCCTGCGATCGCTTCCCGGTTGCATTGGCTACGCCTTTGATTTAATCGAATTCGACGATCGCTACCGGGATGTGTTTGCCTACGTCTTTGGCTCCACAGTTGTCTTTGAAACCCTCAGTGAGGCTCGTCGTCATTTGGGTGAGTACCGCATGGTGACGCTAGAAGGAGAACTGCTGGAAACATCAGGAGCAATGACCGGGGGCAGTACCAGCACGCGATCTTCCCTTCACTTTGGCCGCATGGATGCGGGAGAGTCCGACGAGGTGAGAGCCTTGCGCGATCGCTTGCAGGAAATCGATCGCATCCTGACCCACTGCGAAAACAGCATCTTCCGGGCCACCAATCTGGTGAAAGGCCGCACTCAGGAACTGACGGAATTGCGCCAGCAACATCGGGAACAGCAACTGCAGCTGGCTCAGTTAACGACTGAACTACAAACTCTCAACACTGCTCTTACCCAACTGGTTAATCAACTGGAGCAGAACACTCAAGAACTGGCGACCTCGCAAACCCGCCTGCAAATTCTAGAAGTTGAAATTCCTACTCAAGAGGAGCAACTGCACCACCTGCGGCAGACCCTCAGCGAATTGGAACAATCCCATACCCATAGCGAGTGGCAGCAGATACAGGCCGTTCTGCGATCGCAGGAAGCTGATCTGAACCAGAAGGAACTCGCCCTGCGAACCGTAGAACAGCGAATTCAGGATTTAGACAACCAGCGTCAACGCTTGGGCGAAAAAATCCAGCAATGGCAAGAACGCCTACAAGACTACCGCACGCAACAAACCACCTACCTCCAACAACACTCAGCACTCAGCACTCAGCACTCAGCACTCGACACCCAAATCACCGACACCCGCTCCGCTCTGGTGGAACTGGAAAAGCGGCTGGGCACTGAGAAGCAACAACGCGATCGCATCGAGCGGCAACTGCGGGAACAGCAACTACAACAGCAACAACACGAATGGGAACGGCAAAAAGTCCAGGAAACTCAGCAATCCCGCCGCGAACAACTCACGGCTTTACAGGCACAGGTGCAAACCCAGCACGCCGAACTCCCCGATCCCCTGCCTGAAGTACCGGAAAATATTGGCATTGAGCAATTGCAGCAAGAATTGCGATCGCTGCAAAAACGCTTGCAGGCCATGGAACCCGTAAATATGCTGGCACTGGAGGAATATGAGCGCACCCAGGCCCGGTTAGACGAACTCAGCGAAAAACTCCGTACCCTGGAAGAAGAACGCACAGAACTTCTGTTACGCATCGAAAATTTCACGACTCTGCGACAACGGGCCTTTAAAGAAGCCTTTGATGCCGTCAATGAGAACTTCCAAGCCATCTTTGCCACCCTGTCCGATGGGGACGGTCGCCTACAACTGGACGATCCCCAGGATCCGTTTAATGGCGGACTCAATTTGATTGCCCATCCCAAAGGCAAGCCCGTACAGCGTCTGGCTTCCATGTCGGGGGGAGAAAAATCTCTGACAGCGCTCAGCTTCATCTTTGCCCTGCAGCGATATCGGCCATCGCCCTTCTACGCCTTTGATGAAGTGGATATGTTTCTCGATGGGGCAAATGTAGAGCGATTAGCTAGAATGATCAAACAGCAATCACAGCAGGCGCAATTTATTGTCGTTAGCCTACGCCGACCAATGATTGAATCCGCCCAACGCCAGATTGGTGTCACGCAAGCTCGGGGGGCATTTACTCAGGTGCTGGGAATTAATCTGGTACCTCAAAGCGCCTCAATGTGATTTGATAGCATCAGCAATGAATTGGAATTGTGAATCAGGATTCGGGACATAATGGCATCTGAAGAAATCCGCCTCCGCTCTGATCTTTTAGGCACACTGGTTGTCACTCGCAACACCGGGAAAAAACTGGGAGTGGTGAGCCAGTTATGGGTCGATGTTGACCAGCAGAAAGTTGTCGCCCTCAGCCTGCGTCCGAACCTGCTCTATGGCACTCCCCAACCGATGTTATTGAGCAGCATTCAACAAATTGGGGATGTGATCCTGGTGAATGATGAGGATGTCATTGAAGACATCGATACTGAGTCCTACAGCAGCTTGATTAACTGCGAAGTGATTACTGAAACAGGCGATCTGTTAGGGAAAGTTCGGGGGTTCAAGTTTGATGTCGATGATGGTCGGATCGTCTCCCTGATTATTGCCTCCCTGGGGATTCCCCTGATTCCCGATCAGGTGGTCAGCACCTATGAACTGCCGATCGAAGAAATTGTCAGCAGCGGCCCCGATCGCCTGATTGTCTTTGAGGGAGCTGAAGAACGCATGGTGCAGTTATCCGTGGGTGTACTGGAACGCCTGGGCCTGGGCAAAGCACCCTGGGAGCGGGAAGATGATATCGGGTACACAGTTCCTACCCGTGCTGAAAACCAGTTGCCCACTGGACTGCGCACTCCCGTAAATACTCCGATTCGGCAACGGGAACCTGTGGTTGAGCAAACCTGGAACGAAGATAACTGGGGCGAACCAGAACCCCAACAACTTCGGCAACAGGAACGGCTTGCTGAACCTCTGTATTACGACCAGGAAGAAGATAACTGGAGCGAGGCTACAGCCCGCGATCGCTACCAGGAATATCCACCAGCAACCTCCCAACCCTACAAGCCGGGGGATTACGATGACAATTACGATGACCAGTACGATGATAAGTATGACGATTTAGAGGCGGATGTTTGGGCTGATCAAGAAGCCCGAACCTACAACGCCCCTCGTGTAAACATTCCCGAAAAAACTAAAGCTCCGGAGTACGAGGAAGAAGGGTATTAAGGCAGAAGTCGATTGGATCAATAATAATTTTGATTCACCAAAATTTCTCCATCAGCGGGCATTCCTGGTTTGGCCAGCCCCGTTGGCTCAGTGAGTGTTAATCGCACCCCAAACACCTGCCTCACTCGATCTTCCCGAAAATAAATATTTTCAGGAGTGAAAGAAGCTTGCGTGTCGATCGCCGTCACCTTAGCATCCAGTCCTTGTTTCGGGTTTGCATCCAGGAATACTTTGGCAGGTTGACCAACCTTAACTCTGCCGATGTCTCCCTCCGGCACATACCCCCGCAGATAAATCACATTGGGATCAATCACCGTCATCAGGGTTTTACCCGTCGTGACTACCTGCCCCGGTTCCACACTACGGGTCAAGACCACCCCGGTTAGGGGGCTGGTGACATTCAGATATCCCAATTGGGCGAGAACCTGCTGACGTGCTGCTTGAGCATTTTTAACTTCTGCCTGGGCCGCTGCCAACTGGGAACGGGCCACTTCCAGTTGCTGCTTCAATATTGCCAATTGAGCATTCCGAATGCCCGGATTCAAACCGCTGGTTCTGGCCTGCACCGAGCCTCCCTGAGCCGCATTGACCTGGCGTTGGGCGGCTGCCACGGCTGCTTCTCGACTGCGCACCGTAGCCTGAGCGGTTTCATAGGTTGTTTGAGCCTGATCTAACTGCTGTTGAGTAGCGGCTCCCTGTCCAGTTAACTCGGCAAAGCGATCGCGGTTCACCGCCGCCAATTTCAACTCTGCTCTGGCTTGATGTAACTGAGCTTCCGCCTGACCGAGCTGGGCCTGAGCCGCCGCTACATTGGCTTCTGCCTGATAGATGCGACCCTGAGCATCGCCTACAGATTGCTGCCATGCCAGTTGCCCTTCGGCAATTCGATTGTTGACCACCTGAATTTGCATCGCCGCTTGTTGGGCCTGCTGTTGAGCCGCATATAACCGGGCGGTTGCTCCCTGCAATTGGGCCTGTAACTCTGCGTCATCCAGTCGCACAATCACCTCGCCCTGGCGTACCTGATCACCCTCTCGCACCGTTACCTGATTGACCCGTCCTCCCACCTTGGCACCAATATCCGTGGGATAACCCTCAATCCGTCCACTTAATTGAATCGCGGTAGAACTGGGTCGCGAAAGCAAATACCAGATGCCAGTTCCAGTACCCACGACCAGTAACACTAACGGGAGCAAAAGCCGCACAGGAGGGCGCTTATGTGGAACTGCGACGGGAGTTTCAAATGAGGGTTGATCCGTATCTTGAGGGGGAGAGAGCGATCGCGCCATAACCAAATTGGACAGTACAGAATGACTGTGATGCAGCCATCCTAGACCGTCCACTCTAATTCAGCAAGCGTTCTTATTGCATCGAAATGACCCAGCAAACGGCAACAGATAGAGAGCAGGAGTTGATGGGGCGATAGGATGCGGTGATGGGATGATGAAAGAAGGGACGGAGGGGGAATGATGGAGGTCTGCCCATGGTTTCATCCCGCAGAGCCGATCGCTGATGGAGAGTAGGAAGTGGTCATGGGATCGGCCCGACTGATGTCATCTTCCAGGAAGAGATTGCTGGTTAAGGAGGAGAGATTGCTGACGGGTTCAGTGTAGTTAATCAAGCGTCTCTTGGCCTTAATCAGTCTTGAAAGTAGCACTGCGCTTTTATACGTTAATAGTTTGGCAGGGCCATATTGGTTGGCCACTTCAGCGGGAATCAAAGCTGTTCTGGAGGATGAACCAACTTGGGGTTGGAGGTATTGACTAAAGATGACGCGGGGAATGTCCAGGAACAAAATCATACAGCCCTTAGACCGAATGCTTTCGTCAAACGGATCGGTTGAAAATAGACATCCCGCAGGACTAGAATCGTCATCCTGGAGCAGAGACTCATCATGAAAGCCTTCTGTGATAACGGTTTTGGCGCGATCGCTCCGATAAAACGCTAACATCAGCCCTCTCCTGATACACGAACTGCTCAACCACTTAAATCGTTACTTAAATCGTTATAGTAGGATAATATACCCATTTCCATTCTCAGAGCTACCCCAACATTAGAAAAACATTCTTAAGGGTGAAAAACCTGGATTTCACCACCATAACTTTATATTCCTGATAAGGAATACAGCCCTAAAAAATGGGGCGAGACTTGCCCGCCCCAACCAAAACTCAAAAGTTTTTACTTCCTGGCCGCCTGCATCTGGTCAAAGAAGGCTCCATCGGCAAAGAACTGCTTCTGAACTTCGCTCCACCCCCCATAGTCTTGCACCGTTCCCAGGGTTTGAACTGGAGGGAACTTACTGGTCAGTTCTTTGTTCTTAGCCACTGACTCATCTATGGGTCGGAATCCAGCTTTCACAAACTCTTCCTGAGCCTCTGGAGTGTACAAAAACTTGACAAATGCTTCCGCAACCTCGCGAGTCCCCCGCTTATCCACATACTTATCCACAACAGTAGCAGGGGTGTCGATCGAAAGATTGACATCGGGAATCGTGTAATTCACCTTTTCACCCTTCTGCTGGGCTAATAACACCTCGTTTTCATAGTTCACCAAAGCATCTCCCTGCCCCTGTTTAATGAAGGCATCCGAGGCTTCTCTGGCATCCTTGGCAAGAACTGGGACGTTGTTAAAGGCGTTCGTGACAAACTCTTTCGCCTTGGTTTCATCTCCACCGTTTGTCTTCATGGCATAATTCCACAGCGCCAGGAAGTTCCAGCGGGCAATCCCGGAAGTTTTGGGATCGGCGGTAATCCACTTAACATCGTTGCGGATCAAATCATTGAAGGATGTAATGTTTTTGGGGTTGCCTTCATGGGTGATCAATGCTGCAACCGTCTTGGCTACAGTTCCGTTATTGGGATTTTCCTTTTCCCAACCTTTTTCCACTAATCCCGCCTTAACCAGTTTTTCAGTGTCCAATGCCAGCGCCAGGTGAACCACATCAGCTTCTAACCCATCGATCACAGCACGAGTTTGCGAACCAGAGCCACCATAACTGGTGGTGAATCGCACATTCTGACCTTTTTCCTGCTTCCATTTCTCAACGAATTTAGGAATGATGGCATCATGGGCTCCCTTAGTGACGGCAAACGAAACCAGGGTAACCTCTATGTCTTGCTTCTGATTGACTCCTGGACTGGAAGTAGACGCGGTTTCCGAGCCACCCGAACAAGCTGCGATCGCAAACATCAGTCCGGCCCCGATTAAAACCAAGGATAGAAAGCGCCTCGTTAAACTGAACTTTCTCCAACCGATCGAGGCTTGAAGAATTTTCAATGGATGCTTGAAGACACGCTGCCAGCCAGTCATTAATTAAACCCCCTCAGAAATACTGGGTTATCTACGGTAAATCGGTAGGAATATTGCATTTGCTCCTGAGCGTGATAATACAATTAAATTCAGCATAATAACAATTAATTCCTCATTCTCTTGTCGGGATATAGGATTTTGATAAAGTCTCAAGCCAGTAGGTTAAAGCGGCCCGTAATTTGCTATTCTGGGTTATTGATAGCAATGCTGGTGTAGCTCAGTTGGTAGAGCAGCTGATTTGTAATCAGCCGGTCGCAAGTTCGAGTCTTGTCACCAGCTTATTAGATGAAACCCTTGAAGTTAAACAGCTTCAAGGGTTTTTGCATTTTCAAATGAACTCTGATATGCGAACTCATGTTCTAAATTCTGATTAAAGATTGGGTACTTTTCGGCTATTTTGGGTGTAACTTGGGTGTAATCTGGGTTTAAGATCAAGCGTACTGTAGGACAGAGCCTATGTACTCCAAAACTCCAACTGGCAAAGCTTCTAAAGGTTCAGTTCAAGTTATCACTTCTCACGATCGGTTACAATTACGCTTTCGGTTTGCTGGAAAACGGCACTATGTCTCTTTAGGTTTTCCAGATACGCAGGCGAACCGGAAGCTGGCAGAAATGAAAGCCAGAGAGATTGAACTTGATATTCTTGCAGGGCACTTTGATCAAACCCTCGCCAAGTACAAGCCTCAATCATCGCTTAGTGTAACGTCCCCAGACATTAAACCCAAAGTTACACCCAGCCTTCCCGAACTCTGGAAGCGCTATAGCGAAACAAAGCAGTCCGGTAAATCTCCTGCCACAGTCAGGATGTATGGATGGGTTGCGAATCATTTAGAACGTTGTCCCTATAAACTTCCTTCAGAGGCACAGGCGATCTTTGACTGGCTGAATGCTAACGTGCCTGCCAATTCCACAAAGCGAGTTTTGATGCATTTGTCTGCTTGCTGTAAATGGGCTACAAAGTCTGAGTTATTAGACATTGCAAACCCATTCGAGGGAATGGCAGCAGAGGTCAAGGTTAAAAAAGCTGGAACTGAAGAGGATGAAGTCTTTCCATTCACAAAGGAGGAGCGCGATCGCATAATTGAAAGCTTCAAAACAAGTAGCTACTACGGTTGGTATGCTCCTCTAGTCGAATTTCTATTTTTTACGGGTTGCAGACCATCTGAAGCTTTAGCATTGCAATGGAAGCATATTAATTCTTCTACTATCACTTTCGAGCGCGGAGTTATATACGACGGGAAGGGGTTGGTGCTGAAAAATGGGTTGAAGACTCAGAAATTCAGAAAGTTTCCTATCAATTCTCAATTATCAGTGCTGTTGGAAGCTATTAAACCTGAACAATGTGACCCAGAGTCCTTAGTGTTTCCCAGCCCTAAAGGAAAATTTATCGACTGGCACAATTTTACGAATCGCGCTTGGAAAACCATTTTGAAGAGCTTACCAGATATTGAGTATCGAAATCCTTATCAAACTCGGCATACCTTCTGTAGCCTATGCAGAGAAGCTGATATAGCCAGCATTCAGATTGCGAAGTGGGCAGGAAACTCAGCCCAAATGATTGACCGAGTTTATGCAAAACCAACTGCCCATATCCAAGTTCCTAACCTCTGATGCATTTGATGCCTTCGTTTCAATTATGTGTAGAACTCAATTATCAAAAGCACTAGAGAAGTTTTAGGTCGAGTGAGACTAGAGGAAGGGGAAAGCAATACACATTTAGTTGGGTTATCTACGGATTAATGGCTTTTCAAGCTAACGGGCCACCATATATAGCCCTAAATTGTCCCAAAATGAGATCTCGTTTTGAGATTATCGTGTATCATTTGGGATAGTATGAACCCAAACTGAATGAATTTGAATTATCCACAAAGCCAAACCCCCTTGCTGCTTGCCTGGTATTAGGTAGGCTCGCAAGGGGGTTTGTACTGTTAATGTCTGCCAGTGAAGGACAGCGTAGGAAACTTGAAATCACTGGTAGGCCCCGCTCCTCCCACAGGTTCGAGGGAGAAACATAACCGTCATTATATGACTGCTCCATCTAATTTTGAACATCAGGCAAACTTAAATTTGTCTGGTACTTTTGACACCACTCTTGCCTCTCCCCAATCTTTTGTAGGGGTAAGGTTGGTAGGCAAGCATGAAGCTGCTGCAATTCTTGGGGCTAGTACCGAAACGTTAAAACGGTACAGGCTCCAAAAAGATTCAACCTTAATCAAGGGGATTCACTATTTTGTTTGGAACTCTCGTGTCGTTCGATATAACCCTGTCTTGTTGGCAGATTGGGGGATGAACCGCGATACTCCACAAGTTCACCAAAAAGCCATCGAAGTATTTCTGGCTTCACTTCCTTCTAACCAGGCGAAACAACGGGGTAGGAGGGCTAGCTAATGGTGAAAAAAATCAACAGCGATCGCGGGGTGGACTCTCGCGATCGCTTCACTGAAAGTAACTCTTCTACCTACCATTCTACCTCCGAGGTATTCAAGCCTCAAGTTGATACGAAGCAAGCGATCGCCCATCTAAAGCTACTGGGTTATCAACCCGGTAATCCTGTTTTCTTAAGGTTTTTCTATGACAAAAATGACCCTCGGAAGGCTGATGATAAGGGCAGAAAAGCTAATGGGGCATTTCCCGCCTTGTCCTGGCAGAAAGTTGAAGCCTATCAGGGTGATAAGCGTGGTATTTATTTCGTAGTGAACGGGGGGGGGCATTGCGATGCTGATGTTCAGGCTGGTAGAGCGTTCTTCTATGAACATGACAACCTTAGCAAAGAACTTTCAGCTTCCCTTTGGCGGGAGTTGGGACTACCGGAACCCACCTTTCAGGTAGACACGGGTGGAAAATCAATCCACTCCTACTGGGTACTTATTGAACCTTGCACAGTTGAAGATTGGAAGATATTCCAAGCCGATCTCCTGGAGTTTGCCGATGCAGATCGCAACTTAAAGAACCCCAGCCGGGTGATGAGATTGGCGGGTTGCTTGCATCCTGCTACTAACCAGAAAGCTACTATCATCAGTAATTCCGGGAAGTGTTACTCGTTTGAAGAGTTGCGGGCGGTTGTTCCGTCTGCTCAGAAAGCAGTTCCGATTACCGCCGTTCCACCAGCAAGAGACACAGATCGGGAGATCGAGCGGGCATTAGCGGTAATTCCTCGGAGAATCGCCAATACTGGCACCTATCCGATGTATCGGAATGTTCTCTGGGCAGTGAAATCGCGTTATGGAACGGAGCGGGCGATCGCATTGATGGAACACCATAGCCCCTCTAAAGAATGTGGATGGGACATTGCTCAGGTCTGCCGTTCAGGTGGGAAAAACATCACCCTTGGAAGTCTTTTTTACTATGCCAAGCAATACGGTTTTGAGTTTGAGGAAACAGCTAAAATGCGCGAATCCCAACAACCTCAAGAAAAGTTTCACTTAATTTCGGAAGAATCAGATGACGATGATCCGGTTACGCTAGAAGGCATTCGGGCTATCTTAGCTGAATCAAGTTCCCGACCAGATTTGGCTTTTATCCACCCTTCTCTAATGCAACCGTTACAACAACGGGCAAGGCTTTTGAATATTCCATTGGAATGCTTTATTGGTGCAATTCTGCCAGTGGCCGCCAGCTTGTTGAAAGTGAAAACCAACCTCTGCTTATCGGCTGCAACCAACTGGTATGCACCACCGATTCTCTGGACTGCCTTAGTTGGGGAGTCGGGAACAGCAAAATCCCCAGTCTGGGAGACAGCGATCGCACCTCTCAACACGTTGCAAACACAGCAGGATCATCAATATGAAGCGGCTTCAAGAGACTATGAAGAAGCGTTAGTAGAGTGGGAGAAACGCGATAAAGAGCAACGCGGTAAGAAGCCCCAAAAACCTGTTCCACGAGAGCTTTACTTCCAGGATGCAACCTTGGAGGCGATCGCTCTAGCCATTTCTCACTACCCAGAACACGGCACCCTGTATGCGGTTGATGAGTTAACCCAATTTTCCAAAGGATTTGATGCTTATCGCAATGGGAGAGGTGGCGATCGCGCGAAGTGGCTGACAGCCTATGACGGTCAGGGATTAAAGGTGAACCGCAAAGGGGCAACTCGAATCAGTATGGCGAGATCGGCAATTTCCTTAAGTGGAGGCATTCAACCGGAGATTCTCCAGCGGGAAATGGGAAACTTGCAGGTGATCGATGGGTTCTGGCAACGGATTGCCTATTTTCCTATTCCTCTGACTAAAGCCCCAATACCAAGGGAGGGAGAAACTTGTAACTTGTCAGAAATCTTGGAATCGGCCTATCAGTGCTTGGATGCTTTTCCGGCTCAAACGTTCTATTTGGATTCAGAAGCTAACAAGTCATGGAAGCAGTGGTTTGCGGAATGTGAAAACCTGAAGGTCAAGGAATTGCATCCAGCGATCCGGGCACTCTACCCCAAGGCTAAGGAACGAGCAGCACGGATCGCCTTGGTGATCCATTGCCTCAATGCGGCGATTGAGGGTACTAACCCACCAGAGAAGATACCTGCCAAGACATTGCAGGGAGCGATTGATCTAACCCGCTGGACGCTAACTCATACGCGGCTTCTGTTTGCA from Leptodesmis sichuanensis A121 includes:
- a CDS encoding PRC-barrel domain-containing protein → MASEEIRLRSDLLGTLVVTRNTGKKLGVVSQLWVDVDQQKVVALSLRPNLLYGTPQPMLLSSIQQIGDVILVNDEDVIEDIDTESYSSLINCEVITETGDLLGKVRGFKFDVDDGRIVSLIIASLGIPLIPDQVVSTYELPIEEIVSSGPDRLIVFEGAEERMVQLSVGVLERLGLGKAPWEREDDIGYTVPTRAENQLPTGLRTPVNTPIRQREPVVEQTWNEDNWGEPEPQQLRQQERLAEPLYYDQEEDNWSEATARDRYQEYPPATSQPYKPGDYDDNYDDQYDDKYDDLEADVWADQEARTYNAPRVNIPEKTKAPEYEEEGY
- a CDS encoding HlyD family secretion protein, with product MARSLSPPQDTDQPSFETPVAVPHKRPPVRLLLPLVLLVVGTGTGIWYLLSRPSSTAIQLSGRIEGYPTDIGAKVGGRVNQVTVREGDQVRQGEVIVRLDDAELQAQLQGATARLYAAQQQAQQAAMQIQVVNNRIAEGQLAWQQSVGDAQGRIYQAEANVAAAQAQLGQAEAQLHQARAELKLAAVNRDRFAELTGQGAATQQQLDQAQTTYETAQATVRSREAAVAAAQRQVNAAQGGSVQARTSGLNPGIRNAQLAILKQQLEVARSQLAAAQAEVKNAQAARQQVLAQLGYLNVTSPLTGVVLTRSVEPGQVVTTGKTLMTVIDPNVIYLRGYVPEGDIGRVKVGQPAKVFLDANPKQGLDAKVTAIDTQASFTPENIYFREDRVRQVFGVRLTLTEPTGLAKPGMPADGEILVNQNYY
- the smc gene encoding chromosome segregation protein SMC, which codes for MFIKRLELSNFKSFGGKVTVPLLPGFTVISGPNGSGKSNLIDALLFCLGLAGSKGMRAERLPDLVNHTQSSKNRSTVEASVTVTFDLTDELPLLEDEIEQSLCNASTIAPSDTLDSLPEGDVSEANGNRHHSNGSDKGESEATTSDPVANGRREWSVTRKLRVTQQGTYTSNYYINGESCTLTELHEALNRLRIYPEGYNVVLQGDVTRIISMNSRERREIIDELAGVATFDRKISQAKDKLDAVKDREDKYHIVERELIEQRDRLAQDRVKAEKYQKLRLELQTKEQWEAVIQYRQAVQSVQQLQQQITSDQQALDRLTQQLATLTSEIQQSTTDLEQLNIRVKALGEEELLALQATLATREAELRQIQRQEQDLQSAQRDLETNLSRTQQELQEQQQQLDALSQEQQQLEAEELLVLQRERDQARQQLEQSREAANASAASAEAWVQEQTTLRRQVDEILGILEPQRTEQAQLRERIHRLERQLQEQTDSRQALQQKLTEKQAQQGDLQNQLMASQQQVQDLAQSLATAEQELQIQQETQTRLLQEQRDKQRRLDQLEAQTQAMQEAQGTHATQLILQMNLPGVCGLVAQLGRVEPRYQLALETAAGGRLGNLVVEDDGVAAAAIELLKQRKAGRATFLPLNKIQSGRIPSKGTLRSLPGCIGYAFDLIEFDDRYRDVFAYVFGSTVVFETLSEARRHLGEYRMVTLEGELLETSGAMTGGSTSTRSSLHFGRMDAGESDEVRALRDRLQEIDRILTHCENSIFRATNLVKGRTQELTELRQQHREQQLQLAQLTTELQTLNTALTQLVNQLEQNTQELATSQTRLQILEVEIPTQEEQLHHLRQTLSELEQSHTHSEWQQIQAVLRSQEADLNQKELALRTVEQRIQDLDNQRQRLGEKIQQWQERLQDYRTQQTTYLQQHSALSTQHSALDTQITDTRSALVELEKRLGTEKQQRDRIERQLREQQLQQQQHEWERQKVQETQQSRREQLTALQAQVQTQHAELPDPLPEVPENIGIEQLQQELRSLQKRLQAMEPVNMLALEEYERTQARLDELSEKLRTLEEERTELLLRIENFTTLRQRAFKEAFDAVNENFQAIFATLSDGDGRLQLDDPQDPFNGGLNLIAHPKGKPVQRLASMSGGEKSLTALSFIFALQRYRPSPFYAFDEVDMFLDGANVERLARMIKQQSQQAQFIVVSLRRPMIESAQRQIGVTQARGAFTQVLGINLVPQSASM